In Microvirga terrae, a single window of DNA contains:
- a CDS encoding DUF6489 family protein: protein MKVTMNIDCTPEEARAFFGLPDVQPMQEHLMREMQERLSANLKAMDPETMIKTWLPTAVKGFEQWQDMFASQMSSARTK from the coding sequence ATGAAGGTCACGATGAACATTGATTGCACACCAGAAGAAGCACGCGCCTTCTTCGGTTTGCCGGATGTGCAGCCCATGCAGGAGCACTTGATGAGAGAGATGCAGGAGCGCCTGTCCGCGAACCTGAAAGCAATGGATCCAGAGACGATGATCAAGACCTGGTTGCCGACCGCCGTCAAAGGCTTCGAACAATGGCAGGATATGTTTGCATCCCAGATGAGCTCGGCAAGGACTAAATAG
- a CDS encoding AI-2E family transporter → MAPVSMPPRSPLAPVQDDRPPEPNALSTEALDDAEMPLPSNPQTFFLGGLFALAALAALYVASAIILPVVLAFVLKLLLQPAVRLLERVHCPRTVGALVAILLVTGTLVGAVAALSIPAATWAERLPQGIPRLEAHLVVLRAPIQALQKVIDQAEQAADASGPKGATIAVRRDLGLTSALFAGTRSVLDGLFTTVLVLYFLLVSGDLFLRRIVEILPKFSDKRQAVDISQQIEEDISAYLVTITAMNAAVGIATAAAMYLCGLGDPLLWGATAFLLNYIPILGPMFGIGIFLLAGMLSFDSLWWALLPPALYLGIHLIEGETLTPMLLARRFTLNPVLVILSLVFWFWMWGVPGAILAVPMLAILKIVCDRVRPLKVLGHFLEGSETSAR, encoded by the coding sequence ATGGCTCCGGTCTCAATGCCACCGCGTTCCCCGTTGGCACCGGTCCAAGATGATCGGCCGCCGGAACCGAATGCCCTATCGACGGAGGCACTCGACGATGCAGAGATGCCGCTGCCATCCAATCCCCAGACGTTCTTTCTCGGTGGGCTTTTCGCCCTGGCCGCTTTGGCGGCGCTCTACGTGGCAAGCGCGATCATCCTTCCCGTCGTACTCGCGTTTGTGTTGAAGCTGCTTCTGCAACCCGCTGTGCGTCTCCTGGAGCGTGTGCATTGCCCCCGGACCGTCGGAGCGCTCGTAGCCATCCTGCTGGTGACTGGAACGCTTGTGGGTGCCGTAGCGGCTCTGTCAATCCCCGCCGCGACTTGGGCGGAAAGGTTGCCGCAGGGCATCCCGCGCCTCGAAGCCCACCTGGTGGTTCTCAGGGCGCCGATTCAAGCGTTGCAAAAGGTCATTGATCAGGCCGAGCAGGCCGCCGATGCTTCCGGGCCAAAGGGGGCTACCATTGCGGTTCGCCGTGATCTTGGCCTGACAAGTGCTCTGTTTGCGGGAACGCGGTCTGTCCTCGACGGCCTGTTTACGACCGTTCTGGTGCTCTACTTTCTGTTGGTGTCGGGCGATCTCTTCCTTCGACGCATCGTCGAAATCCTGCCGAAATTCAGCGACAAGCGGCAAGCCGTCGACATCTCCCAGCAGATCGAGGAGGACATATCCGCCTATCTCGTGACGATCACGGCCATGAATGCGGCGGTGGGGATCGCGACCGCGGCCGCGATGTATCTTTGCGGGCTCGGAGATCCTCTCTTGTGGGGGGCCACAGCCTTCCTGCTCAACTACATTCCGATCTTGGGACCGATGTTTGGGATCGGCATCTTTCTTCTCGCCGGAATGCTGAGTTTCGACAGCTTATGGTGGGCGCTGCTGCCGCCGGCCCTCTATCTCGGCATTCACCTTATCGAGGGCGAAACTCTGACACCCATGCTGCTGGCGCGGCGTTTCACGTTGAACCCCGTGCTGGTGATCTTGTCGCTGGTGTTCTGGTTCTGGATGTGGGGCGTGCCCGGCGCGATCTTGGCCGTTCCGATGCTGGCGATTCTGAAGATCGTTTGTGATCGGGTGCGCCCGCTGAAGGTCCTGGGACACTTCCTCGAGGGATCCGAGACTTCGGCACGTTAG
- a CDS encoding DUF6894 family protein, with the protein MPRFFFHLHDQNGFKQDEEGQDLPDVQAAHAEALKTAIEAAITTMTSVRFSGSLIQGRRDLSNILSSFAAGSGNA; encoded by the coding sequence ATGCCCCGTTTCTTCTTTCATTTACATGACCAGAACGGCTTCAAACAGGACGAGGAGGGGCAGGACCTGCCCGATGTGCAAGCAGCCCACGCGGAAGCTCTGAAAACGGCAATCGAGGCCGCGATTACAACGATGACGAGCGTCAGGTTCAGTGGATCATTGATCCAGGGGAGGCGAGATTTATCGAACATCTTGTCCTCCTTTGCCGCAGGGTCTGGGAATGCTTGA
- a CDS encoding DUF2188 domain-containing protein, whose protein sequence is MSTEFYVVKHHGAWRIRVNGKHHGEYDSRVAAINAAAAQAHAIGPGAKVFSTGIVSQYSREWQARES, encoded by the coding sequence ATGTCGACCGAATTTTACGTCGTGAAGCACCATGGGGCTTGGCGCATTCGCGTGAATGGCAAACATCATGGCGAGTACGACTCCCGCGTTGCCGCCATCAACGCCGCAGCGGCGCAAGCCCACGCCATTGGTCCGGGAGCAAAAGTCTTCAGCACTGGGATTGTGAGCCAGTATAGCCGTGAATGGCAGGCAAGAGAGAGTTAG